The Daucus carota subsp. sativus chromosome 7, DH1 v3.0, whole genome shotgun sequence genome window below encodes:
- the LOC108193191 gene encoding PI-PLC X domain-containing protein At5g67130-like, producing the protein MGLVKVSWVVLLSLSLTLNISTCSKLLEKCSEDSDCDAGLYCFSCPQGFRGKKCVRSSPTNPFKVLNNSLPFNKYSFLTSHNAFAIDDEPSHTGTPRITTTNQEDTITQQLNNGVRALMLDTYDFEGSVWLCHSFGGKCRDFTAFEPAIDTLKEIEAFLSANPSEIVTLILEDYVTTPKGLTKVFTDAGLMKYWFPVAKMPQNGQDWPLVRDMVARNQRLIVFTSIEIKQQSEGIAYQWNFMVENKYGDDGMKEGSCSNREESSSLNDKSKSLVLVNYFRSVSSKVLACGQNSQNLIDMLQTCYGAAGNRWANFVTVDYYKRSEGGGAFQAVDRLNGELLCGCNSVQACKDGSSTCTRRGG; encoded by the exons ATGGGTTTGGTGAAAGTTTCATGGGTGGTTCTACTTTCACTTTCCTTGACTTTAAACATCTCTACATGCAGCAAG CTGCTTGAGAAATGCTCAGAAGATAGTGATTGTGATGCTGGACTGTATTGTTTCTCTTGTCCTCAAGGTTTCCGTGGCAAGAAATGTGTGAGATCATCTCCTACTAACCCCTTCAAAGTCCTG AATAATTCCCTGCCTTTTAACAAATATTCATTTTTGACGAGTCATAATGCCTTCGCCATTGATGATGAGCCATCTCATACTGGAACTCCAAGAATTACCACAACAAATCAAGAGGATACTATTACTCAGCAGCTCAAT AATGGTGTTCGAGCATTAATGCTTGACACATACGATTTTGAGGGATCTGTGTGGCTTTGTCATTCTTTTGGAGGGAAATGTCGCGATTTTACAGCATTT GAACCGGCCATAGACACTTTAAAGGAAATTGAAGCTTTTTTATCTGCGAATCCATCAGAAATTGTCACATTGATTCTAGAAGACTATGTCACAACCCCAAAAGGATTGACAAAGGTGTTCACAGACGCAGGGTTGATGAAGTATTGGTTTCCCGTAGCAAAGATGCCACAAAATGGTCAAGACTGGCCGCTGGTCAGAGACATGGTTGCACGAAACCAAAGGCTAATAGTGTTTACTTCAATCGAAATCAAGCAACAAAGTGAAGGGATTGCTTATCAGTGGAACTTCATGGTTGAAAACAAAT ATGGAGATGATGGGATGAAAGAAGGAAGCTGCTCAAACCGAGAGGAGTCCTCATCACTTAATGACAAGAGCAAATCACTGGTTCTGGTTAATTACTTCAGGTCTGTATCAAGCAAAGTATTAGCATGTGGGCAGAACTCTCAAAACTTGATTGACATGCTTCAAACTTGTTATGGTGCTGCTGGAAATCGATGGGCCAACTTTGTTACAGTTGATTATTACAAG AGAAGTGAAGGAGGAGGAGCATTTCAAGCTGTAGACAGACTGAATGGGGAGCTACTATGTGGCTGCAATAGTGTGCAGGCTTGCAAG GATGGATCAAGTACATGTACCCGCAGAGGAGGGTGA
- the LOC135147709 gene encoding PI-PLC X domain-containing protein At5g67130-like — MKKGSCSNREESSSLNDKSKSLVLVNYFRSVSVKLLACGQNSKNLIDMLQTCYGAAGNRWANFVTVDYYKRSEGGGAFQAVDRLNGELLCGCNSVQACKDGSSTCTRRGG, encoded by the exons ATGAAAAAAGGAAGCTGCTCAAACCGAGAGGAGTCCTCGTCACTTAATGACAAGAGCAAATCACTGGTTCTGGTTAATTACTTTAGGTCTGTATCAGTCAAACTATTAGCATGTGGGCAGAACTCTAAAAACTTGATTGACATGCTTCAAACTTGTTATGGTGCTGCTGGAAATCGATGGGCCAACTTTGTTACAGTTGATTATTACAAG AGAAGTGAAGGAGGAGGAGCATTTCAAGCTGTAGACAGACTGAATGGGGAACTACTATGTGGCTGCAATAGTGTGCAGGCTTGCAAG GATGGATCAAGTACATGTACCCGCAGAGGAGGGTGA